One Prunus dulcis chromosome 8, ALMONDv2, whole genome shotgun sequence DNA window includes the following coding sequences:
- the LOC117638433 gene encoding uncharacterized protein LOC117638433, with protein sequence MARSGTLEVKTPIFSGENYEFWKIKMVTIFKSYGLWNLVEKGIPVSNSKKKKKATDEILEEEDDEKAATIVMKDAKALGIIQNAVSYQIFPRIANADSAKAAWELLYGEFHDGDHIRSVKLQNLIREFEYTRMHDNESLSAYLTRLNDLINQMKTYGEVLSNEKLVQNVLISLSKMQLRKLLPHSQYTGKPKCYNCDRFGHLARECTTEKAVQKPNCANQMEVSGNLFYANCATTESKPNGDWYIDSGCSNHMTVNVDLLQNVRKNVAGQVQMPTGALVKVADMGSLVHDTTKGRKYIREVMYLLGLKENMLSVGQMDEHGYFLVFGVECARCLIVLH encoded by the exons ATGGCTAGATCTGGAACCTTAGAGGTGAAAACCCCAATTTTCTCTGGTGAAAACTATGAGTTTTGGAAGATTAAGATGGTGACCATATTCAAATCATATGGGCTTTGGAATCTGGTAGAGAAGGGAATCCCAGTCTCAAattcgaagaagaagaagaaggcaacTGATGAAAttttagaagaagaagatgatgagaaaGCAGCTACAATCGTCATGAAGGATGCAAAAGCTCTGGGTATTATCCAAAATGCAGTCTCATATCAGATTTTCCCACGAATTGCAAATGCAGACTCTGCCAAAGCTGCTTGGGAGCTGTTGTATGGAGAATTTCATGATGGAGATCACATTAGATCAgtaaaacttcaaaatctcatacgtgaatttgaatatactaGAATGCATGATAATGAATCCTTATCTGCTTACCTTACTAGACTGAATGATCtgattaatcaaatgaaaacatatgGTGAAGTGCTCTCGAATGAGAAGCTTGTGCAAAATGTTTTGATTAGTCTTAGCAAG ATGCAACTGAGAAAGCTTTTGCCTCATTCACA GTATACAGGCAAGCCAAAGTGTTACAACTGTGACAGGTTTGGTCACTTGGCTAGAGAGTGCACTACAGAGAAGGCTGTGCAGAAGCCAAACTGTGCAAATCAAATGGAGGTGTCTGGAAATCTGTTCTATGCAAACTGTGCTACTACTGAGTCAAAACCAAATGGGGATTGGTACATTGACAGTGGCTGTAGCAATCACATGACTGTCAATGTTGATTTACTTCAGAATGTGAGAAAAAATGTGGCTGGACAGGTACAAATGCCCACTGGTGCACTTGTAAAGGTGGCTGACATGGGTTCATTGGTCCATGACACAACAAAAGGAAGGAAGTACATTAGGGAAGTGATGTATCTTCTAGGATTAAAAGAGAATATGTTGAGTGTTGGTCAGATGGATGAGCATGGATATTTTCTGGTGTTTGGAGTGGaatgtgcaaggtgtttgaTAGTTCTTCATTGA
- the LOC117636525 gene encoding purple acid phosphatase-like: MAKMGTSSRVAAAIVVVLGIVLSLAVVCNGGKTSSFVRKVEKAVDMPLDSDVFKVPPGYNAPQQVHITQGDQLGKAVIVSWVTVEEPGSNTVLYWSAYSKKQKSEGKVTTYKFYNYTSGYIHHTTIRNLKFNTKYYYVVGIGHTERQFWFITPPEVGPDVPYTFGLIGDLGQSFDSNKTLTHYELNPQKGQAVLFVGDLSYADIHPNHDNVRWDTWGRFTERSVAYQPWIWTAGNHEIDFAPELGETKPFKPYTHRYHVPYKASQSTAPFWYSVKRASAYIIVLSSYSAYGKYTPQNQWLGQELPKVNRSETPWLIVLMHSPWYNSYNYHYMEGETMRVMYETWFVKYKVDVVFAGHVHAYERTERISNVAYNIVNGICIPVKDQSAPVYITIGDGGNLEGLATNMTEPQPAYSAYREASFGHATFNIKNRTHAYYGWHRNQDGYAVTADSMWFFNRYYHPVDDSTSAQ; the protein is encoded by the exons ATGGCCAAGATGGGTACTTCTTCCAGGGTAGCAGCAGCCATTGTTGTAGTGTTGGGTATTGTTTTGAGCTTGGCAGTGGTGTGTAATGGAGGCAAAACAAGTAGTTTCGTGAGGAAAGTGGAGAAAGCTGTGGACATGCCTCTTGACAGTGATGTCTTTAAAGTCCCTCCTGGCTATAATGCACCTCAACAA GTACATATAACACAAGGAGACCAGCTGGGAAAAGCAGTGATTGTGTCATGGGTCACGGTGGAGGAACCAGGTTCCAATACAGTGCTTTACTGGAGCGCATAcagcaagaaacagaaatcTGAGGGCAAAGTTACAACCTATAAATTCTACAATTACACTTCTGGTTACATTCATCACACGACCATCAGAAATTTAAAG TTCAATACCAAATACTACTATGTGGTTGGAATTGGCCACACTGAGCGGCAGTTTTGGTTTATAACTCCTCCTGAAGTTGGGCCAGACGTCCCTTACACATTTGGTCTCATAG GGGATCTGGGTCAGAGCTTTGATTCCAATAAGACGCTTACTCATTACGAGTTAAACCCACAGAAAGGACAAGCAGTATTGTTTGTTGGGGACCTCTCTTATGCAGATATCCACCCAAATCATGATAATGTCAGGTGGGATACATGGGGAAGATTCACCGAGAGAAGTGTTGCGTATCAACCCTGGATATGGACTGCAGGGAATCATGAAATTGATTTTGCCCCAGAACTT GGTGAAACCAAACCTTTTAAGCCTTACACTCACCGATATCATGTCCCATATAAAGCATCACAGAGTACTGCTCCCTTTTGGTACTCAGTCAAGAGAGCTTCAGCATACATCATAGTCTTGTCTTCTTATTCAGCATATG GTAAATACACTCCTCAGAACCAATGGCTTGGGCAGGAGCTACCAAAGGTTAACAGAAGTGAGACACCATGGTTGATTGTTTTAATGCATTCACCATGGTATAATAGTTACAACTATCACTATATGGAAGGCGAAACCATGAGAGTGATGTATGAGACATGGTTTGTGAAGTACAAGGTTGACGTGGTATTTGCTGGTCATGTCCATGCCTATGAACGAACT GAACGCATATCCAATGTTGCATACAACATTGTAAATGGTATTTGCATTCCCGTGAAAGATCAATCCGCACCGGTCTACATTACCATTGGTGATGGAGGAAATCTTGAAGGCTTAGCAACCAA TATGACAGAACCCCAGCCGGCTTACTCAGCTTATAGAGAGGCCAGTTTTGGTCATGCTACTTTCAACATCAAGAACCGAACCCATGCATACTATGGTTGGCACCGGAATCAAGATGGATATGCAGTAACAGCTGATTCTATGTGGTTTTTCAACAGATACTATCATCCTGTTGATGATTCCACAAGTGCCCAATAA
- the LOC117636526 gene encoding purple acid phosphatase 2-like — protein MTKMGVVRLASSTSASSMVAIVAILGFVLNLAVVCNGGITSTFVRTIKYSADMPLDSDVFQVPPGHNAPQQVHITQGDHQGNAVIVSWITADEPGYSGVIYWSADSKNQTAEGVVTTYTFYNYTSGYIHHCTIGNLSFNTTYYYVVGIVHTERQFWFTTPPEVGPDVPYTFGLIGDLGQTFDSNRTLTHYELNPLKGQTVLYLGDLSYADDYPYHDNVRWDTWGRFTERSAAYQPWIWSAGNHEIDFSPELGETIPFKPYTHRYYVPYNASGSTAPFWYSIKRASAYIIVLASYSAYGPSTPQYQWLETELPKVNRSETPWLIVIMHCPWYNSYYSHYMEGEGMRVTFEPWFVKHKVDVVFNGHVHAYERSERMSNVAYNVVNANCTPVKDQSAPVYVTVGDGGNLEGLSTIMTDPQPDYSLFREASFGHGIFDIKNRTHAYFSWHRNQDGYAVEADSTWLFNKHYYPVDDSKSIRA, from the exons ATGACCAAGATGGGTGTGGTGAGATTAGCTTCTTCTACTTCTGCTTCTTCAATGGTAGCCATTGTTGCAATATTGGGATTCGTCTTGAACTTGGCAGTggtctgcaatggaggtatAACAAGCACTTTTGTGAGGACAATTAAATACAGCGCAGATATGCCGCTTGACAGTGATGTCTTTCAAGTCCCTCCTGGCCATAATGCACCTCAACAA GTTCATATAACACAAGGAGACCATCAGGGTAACGCAGTGATCGTGTCTTGGATCACTGCTGATGAACCAGGCTATAGTGGGGTGATTTACTGGAGTGCAGATAGCAAGAATCAGACGGCTGAGGGCGTTGTTACAACCTATACATTCTACAATTACACTTCCGGATACATTCACCACTGCACTATTGGAAATTTATCG TTCAATACCACATATTACTATGTAGTTGGAATAGTTCATACTGAGAGGCAATTCTGGTTTACAACTCCTCCTGAAGTTGGTCCGGACGTACCTTACACATTTGGTCTCATAG GTGATCTGGGTCAGACCTTCGATTCAAATAGGACGCTTACTCATTACGAATTAAATCCGCTCAAAGGACAAACAGTTTTGTATCTTGGGGACCTCTCCTATGCAGATGACTATCCATATCATGATAATGTTAGATGGGATACATGGGGGAGATTCACTGAGAGAAGTGCTGCTTATCAACCTTGGATATGGAGTGCAGGGAATCATGAGATCGATTTTTCCCCAGAACTT GGTGAAACCATACCTTTTAAGCCTTACACTCACCGGTATTACGTCCCATATAATGCATCAGGGAGTACTGCCCCATTTTGGTACTCAATCAAGAGAGCTTCGGCATACATCATAGTCTTGGCTTCTTATTCGGCATACG gTCCAAGCACTCCTCAGTACCAATGGCTCGAGACAGAGCTACCAAAAGTTAACAGGAGTGAGACACCTTGGTTGATTGTTATAATGCATTGTCCATGGTATAATAGCTACTACTCGCACTACATGGAAGGAGAAGGCATGAGAGTGACGTTCGAACCGTGGTTTGTCAAGCACAAAGTCGATGTCGTATTTAACGGTCATGTTCATGCCTATGAACGATCT GAACGTATGTCCAATGTTGCATATAATGTTGTGAACGCAAATTGCACTCCTGTGAAAGATCAATCTGCACCGGTGTACGTTACGGTTGGTGATGGAGGAAATCTGGAAGGCTTATCGACCAT TATGACAGATCCACAGCCAGATTACTCACTTTTCCGAGAGGCCAGTTTTGGTCATGGAATTTTTGACATAAAGAACAGAACTCATGCTTACTTTAGCTGGCACCGTAATCAAGACGGATATGCAGTAGAAGCTGATTCTACATGGCTTTTCAACAAACACTATTACCCTGTAGATGATTCAAAGTCCATAAGAGCCTGA
- the LOC117638814 gene encoding WD repeat-containing protein 13 isoform X1, with protein MAEEKAGNGDGGDGCAPEEEEKKIGLANGDGGAPPEKEKKKKNADPQLLICLLQPAPADSDPDYIGIRRLLLSRKPQSPFQRRLDWRCNGKGYVAFRNYIRRPRNWENMQTPSLQTTPGNSGRWVPPPSPRSLLYDVESWSPGRDVQSGSQPSPRRSFGSSTSDNDRPRNRRAEPAYSFVGMHCIFDQCKASVTVLKFGHMSSDLLAYGASDGTLTVCTVSDPPSVLKHLDGHSKDVTDFDFSSNNQYIASSSMDKTVRVWEISKGLCIRVIYGVSSQLCIRFHPVNNNFLSVGNADKEVTVFNFSTGRIIHKIFFDSEVTSMDYAHTGQLMFCGDATGCIYSVSMNSHTGVLSRSHRHRSSIRRKSAVTTVQYRSFSLLARGPVLLTCTQDGSLSFFSVALEIQGYLTLRCSLKLNPRIYSIRASFCPLLSLEKGEYIVAGSEDSNVYFYDLTRPKHTCVNKLQVHLIHTHGFNGFLVANWTQMTKIYVTAGSSISSYRCCLEPWRELVSVIRFLWYGYCMEEIEDRLKQTYTERYKFQFTRADCLILPFFSPRNCLTRKSCILYYKLYQADKNRVTLLV; from the exons ATGGCGGAAGAGAAGGCCGGTAATGGCGATGGCGGTGATGGTTGTGCTCcagaagaggaggagaagaagattggtCTTGCcaatggtgatggtggtgcTCCAccagagaaggagaagaagaagaagaacgcAGATCCACAGCTGTTGATCTGCTTGCTTCAGCCTGCTCCCGCCGACTCCGATCCCGACTACATCGGCATTCGTCGCCTTCTTCTCTCTCGCAAGCCCCAGTCTCCATTTCAACGCCGCCTT GATTGGAGATGCAATGGAAAAGGGTACGTTGCGTTTCGAAATTACATCCGGAGGCCGAGGAATTGGGAAAATATGCAAACTCCGAGCCTCCAAACCACTCCCGGAAACAG TGGGCGATGGGTTCCACCTCCAAGTCCACGGTCTCTTTTGTATGATGTCGAAAGCTGGAGCCCTGGCAGG GACGTCCAAAGTGGCAGTCAACCTTCGCCTCGCAGAAGTTTTGGCTCAAGTACTAGTGATAATGACCGCCCACGTAATCGGCGGGCTGAACCTGCATACTCGTTTGTAGGAATGCATTGCATCTTTGATCAGTGCAAAGCCTCTG TTACGGTTTTGAAGTTTGGGCACATGAGTTCTGATCTGCTTGCATATGGAGCATCAGATGGAACCTTGACAGTATGCACTGTCTCTGATCCACCATCAGTCCTCAAGCATCTGGATGGTCACTCCAAAGATGTTACAG ACTTTGATTTCTCATCAAACAATCAGTACATTGCATCCTCATCAATGGATAAAACTGTGCGAGTATGGGAGATTTCAAAAGGCCTTTGCATTCGAGTAATATATGGAGTTTCTTCGCAATTGTGTATTCGTTTTCACCCT GTAAATAACAACTTCCTTTCAGTTGGCAATGCAGACAAAGAAGTTACG GTTTTCAATTTCAGCACAGGGAGGATCattcataaaatattttttgacaGTGAGGTTACTTCCATGGACTATGCTCACACTGGACAGCTCATGTTCTGTGGGGATGCGACG GGGTGTATCTATTCAGTAAGTATGAATTCTCACACAGGAGTATTATCCCGCTCTCATCGCCATCGAAGTAGCATCAGGCGCAAATCTGCAGTCACAACTGTGCAGTACCGAAGTTTTTCTCTGTTGGCTCGGGGCCCTGTGTTGCTGACATGTACTCAAGATGGAAGTTTGTCTTTCTTCAG TGTTGCTCTGGAAATACAGGGTTATTTGACTCTCCGCTGCTCACTCAAATTAAATCCACGGATATACAGCATCCGGGCTTCTTTCTGCCCTCTGCTTTCCCTTGAAAAAGGAGAATATATAG TTGCCGGAAGTGAGGATTCAAATGTGTATTTCTATGATTTAACTCGGCCAAAGCATACATGTGTAAACAAGCTACAGGTTCATCTTATTCATACACATGGCTTTAATGGTTTCCTAGTCGCAAATTGGAcccaaatgaccaaaatataTGTGACTGCAGGGTCATCGATTTCCAGTTATCGGTGTTGCTTGGAACCATGGAGAGAACTTGTTAGCGTCATCCGATTTCTATGGTACGGTTATTGTATGGAAGAGATCGAAGACAGGCTAAAACAAACATATACAGAGAGATACAAGTTTCAGTTCACACGTGCAGACTGCTTAattcttccatttttttcGCCCCGAAATTGTCTCACTAGAAAGTCTTGTATACTGTATTATAAACTGTACCAAGCAGATAAGAATAGGGTGACATTACTTGTATAA
- the LOC117638814 gene encoding WD repeat-containing protein 13 isoform X3: MAEEKAGNGDGGDGCAPEEEEKKIGLANGDGGAPPEKEKKKKNADPQLLICLLQPAPADSDPDYIGIRRLLLSRKPQSPFQRRLDWRCNGKGYVAFRNYIRRPRNWENMQTPSLQTTPGNSGRWVPPPSPRSLLYDVESWSPGRDVQSGSQPSPRRSFGSSTSDNDRPRNRRAEPAYSFVGMHCIFDQCKASVTVLKFGHMSSDLLAYGASDGTLTVCTVSDPPSVLKHLDGHSKDVTDFDFSSNNQYIASSSMDKTVRVWEISKGLCIRVIYGVSSQLCIRFHPVNNNFLSVGNADKEVTVFNFSTGRIIHKIFFDSEVTSMDYAHTGQLMFCGDATGCIYSVSMNSHTGVLSRSHRHRSSIRRKSAVTTVQYRSFSLLARGPVLLTCTQDGSLSFFSVALEIQGYLTLRCSLKLNPRIYSIRASFCPLLSLEKGEYIVAGSEDSNVYFYDLTRPKHTCVNKLQGHRFPVIGVAWNHGENLLASSDFYGTVIVWKRSKTG, translated from the exons ATGGCGGAAGAGAAGGCCGGTAATGGCGATGGCGGTGATGGTTGTGCTCcagaagaggaggagaagaagattggtCTTGCcaatggtgatggtggtgcTCCAccagagaaggagaagaagaagaagaacgcAGATCCACAGCTGTTGATCTGCTTGCTTCAGCCTGCTCCCGCCGACTCCGATCCCGACTACATCGGCATTCGTCGCCTTCTTCTCTCTCGCAAGCCCCAGTCTCCATTTCAACGCCGCCTT GATTGGAGATGCAATGGAAAAGGGTACGTTGCGTTTCGAAATTACATCCGGAGGCCGAGGAATTGGGAAAATATGCAAACTCCGAGCCTCCAAACCACTCCCGGAAACAG TGGGCGATGGGTTCCACCTCCAAGTCCACGGTCTCTTTTGTATGATGTCGAAAGCTGGAGCCCTGGCAGG GACGTCCAAAGTGGCAGTCAACCTTCGCCTCGCAGAAGTTTTGGCTCAAGTACTAGTGATAATGACCGCCCACGTAATCGGCGGGCTGAACCTGCATACTCGTTTGTAGGAATGCATTGCATCTTTGATCAGTGCAAAGCCTCTG TTACGGTTTTGAAGTTTGGGCACATGAGTTCTGATCTGCTTGCATATGGAGCATCAGATGGAACCTTGACAGTATGCACTGTCTCTGATCCACCATCAGTCCTCAAGCATCTGGATGGTCACTCCAAAGATGTTACAG ACTTTGATTTCTCATCAAACAATCAGTACATTGCATCCTCATCAATGGATAAAACTGTGCGAGTATGGGAGATTTCAAAAGGCCTTTGCATTCGAGTAATATATGGAGTTTCTTCGCAATTGTGTATTCGTTTTCACCCT GTAAATAACAACTTCCTTTCAGTTGGCAATGCAGACAAAGAAGTTACG GTTTTCAATTTCAGCACAGGGAGGATCattcataaaatattttttgacaGTGAGGTTACTTCCATGGACTATGCTCACACTGGACAGCTCATGTTCTGTGGGGATGCGACG GGGTGTATCTATTCAGTAAGTATGAATTCTCACACAGGAGTATTATCCCGCTCTCATCGCCATCGAAGTAGCATCAGGCGCAAATCTGCAGTCACAACTGTGCAGTACCGAAGTTTTTCTCTGTTGGCTCGGGGCCCTGTGTTGCTGACATGTACTCAAGATGGAAGTTTGTCTTTCTTCAG TGTTGCTCTGGAAATACAGGGTTATTTGACTCTCCGCTGCTCACTCAAATTAAATCCACGGATATACAGCATCCGGGCTTCTTTCTGCCCTCTGCTTTCCCTTGAAAAAGGAGAATATATAG TTGCCGGAAGTGAGGATTCAAATGTGTATTTCTATGATTTAACTCGGCCAAAGCATACATGTGTAAACAAGCTACAG GGTCATCGATTTCCAGTTATCGGTGTTGCTTGGAACCATGGAGAGAACTTGTTAGCGTCATCCGATTTCTATGGTACGGTTATTGTATGGAAGAGATCGAAGACAGGCTAA
- the LOC117638814 gene encoding WD repeat-containing protein 13 isoform X2: MAEEKAGNGDGGDGCAPEEEEKKIGLANGDGGAPPEKEKKKKNADPQLLICLLQPAPADSDPDYIGIRRLLLSRKPQSPFQRRLDWRCNGKGYVAFRNYIRRPRNWENMQTPSLQTTPGNSGRWVPPPSPRSLLYDVESWSPGRDVQSGSQPSPRRSFGSSTSDNDRPRNRRAEPAYSFVGMHCIFDQCKASVTVLKFGHMSSDLLAYGASDGTLTVCTVSDPPSVLKHLDGHSKDVTDFDFSSNNQYIASSSMDKTVRVWEISKGLCIRVIYGVSSQLCIRFHPVNNNFLSVGNADKEVTVFNFSTGRIIHKIFFDSEVTSMDYAHTGQLMFCGDATGCIYSVSMNSHTGVLSRSHRHRSSIRRKSAVTTVQYRSFSLLARGPVLLTCTQDGSLSFFSVALEIQGYLTLRCSLKLNPRIYSIRASFCPLLSLEKGEYIGSSISSYRCCLEPWRELVSVIRFLWYGYCMEEIEDRLKQTYTERYKFQFTRADCLILPFFSPRNCLTRKSCILYYKLYQADKNRVTLLV; this comes from the exons ATGGCGGAAGAGAAGGCCGGTAATGGCGATGGCGGTGATGGTTGTGCTCcagaagaggaggagaagaagattggtCTTGCcaatggtgatggtggtgcTCCAccagagaaggagaagaagaagaagaacgcAGATCCACAGCTGTTGATCTGCTTGCTTCAGCCTGCTCCCGCCGACTCCGATCCCGACTACATCGGCATTCGTCGCCTTCTTCTCTCTCGCAAGCCCCAGTCTCCATTTCAACGCCGCCTT GATTGGAGATGCAATGGAAAAGGGTACGTTGCGTTTCGAAATTACATCCGGAGGCCGAGGAATTGGGAAAATATGCAAACTCCGAGCCTCCAAACCACTCCCGGAAACAG TGGGCGATGGGTTCCACCTCCAAGTCCACGGTCTCTTTTGTATGATGTCGAAAGCTGGAGCCCTGGCAGG GACGTCCAAAGTGGCAGTCAACCTTCGCCTCGCAGAAGTTTTGGCTCAAGTACTAGTGATAATGACCGCCCACGTAATCGGCGGGCTGAACCTGCATACTCGTTTGTAGGAATGCATTGCATCTTTGATCAGTGCAAAGCCTCTG TTACGGTTTTGAAGTTTGGGCACATGAGTTCTGATCTGCTTGCATATGGAGCATCAGATGGAACCTTGACAGTATGCACTGTCTCTGATCCACCATCAGTCCTCAAGCATCTGGATGGTCACTCCAAAGATGTTACAG ACTTTGATTTCTCATCAAACAATCAGTACATTGCATCCTCATCAATGGATAAAACTGTGCGAGTATGGGAGATTTCAAAAGGCCTTTGCATTCGAGTAATATATGGAGTTTCTTCGCAATTGTGTATTCGTTTTCACCCT GTAAATAACAACTTCCTTTCAGTTGGCAATGCAGACAAAGAAGTTACG GTTTTCAATTTCAGCACAGGGAGGATCattcataaaatattttttgacaGTGAGGTTACTTCCATGGACTATGCTCACACTGGACAGCTCATGTTCTGTGGGGATGCGACG GGGTGTATCTATTCAGTAAGTATGAATTCTCACACAGGAGTATTATCCCGCTCTCATCGCCATCGAAGTAGCATCAGGCGCAAATCTGCAGTCACAACTGTGCAGTACCGAAGTTTTTCTCTGTTGGCTCGGGGCCCTGTGTTGCTGACATGTACTCAAGATGGAAGTTTGTCTTTCTTCAG TGTTGCTCTGGAAATACAGGGTTATTTGACTCTCCGCTGCTCACTCAAATTAAATCCACGGATATACAGCATCCGGGCTTCTTTCTGCCCTCTGCTTTCCCTTGAAAAAGGAGAATATATAG GGTCATCGATTTCCAGTTATCGGTGTTGCTTGGAACCATGGAGAGAACTTGTTAGCGTCATCCGATTTCTATGGTACGGTTATTGTATGGAAGAGATCGAAGACAGGCTAAAACAAACATATACAGAGAGATACAAGTTTCAGTTCACACGTGCAGACTGCTTAattcttccatttttttcGCCCCGAAATTGTCTCACTAGAAAGTCTTGTATACTGTATTATAAACTGTACCAAGCAGATAAGAATAGGGTGACATTACTTGTATAA
- the LOC117637070 gene encoding chromatin remodeling protein SHL-like isoform X1, whose amino-acid sequence MAKPKAARRTLDSYTVKHINKTVRAGDCVLMRPSDSGKPSYVAKIERIEADSRGSNVKVHVRWYYRPEESIGGRRQFHGSKEVFLSDHHDVQSADTIEAKCTVHTFKSYTKLDAVGNDDFFCRFEYNSSTGAFNPDRVAVYCKCEMPYNPDDLMVQCEGCSDWFHPACIDMNAEEAKRLDHFFCEGCSSEGQKKLQNSHTASKHPDTKVDTKRRRR is encoded by the exons ATGGCCAAACCAAAAGCTGCGAGACGAACACTCGACTCTTACACTGTCAAGCACATCAACAAGACCGTCAGAG CTGGGGACTGTGTGCTGATGCGGCCGTCGGATTCCGGGAAGCCGTCGTACGTGGCGAAAATCGAGCGGATCGAGGCGGACAGCCGCGGCTCCAACGTGAAGGTGCACGTGCGCTGGTACTATCGGCCGGAGGAGTCGATTGGCGGCCGGCGACAGTTTCACGGCTCCAAGGAGGTGTTTCTCTCCGATCACCACGACGTTCAGAGCGCCGACACCATCGAGGCTAAGTGTACGGTGCACACCTTCAAGAGCTATACCAAGCTCGACGCTGTTGGGAACGACGACTTCTTCTGTCGTTTCGAGTATAATTCCTCAACCGGAGCTTTCAATCCTGACCGTGTCGCTGT GTATTGCAAATGTGAGATGCCTTACAACCCTGATGACCTCATGGTTCAGTGTGAAGGTTGTAGTGATTG GTTTCATCCTGCTTGTATAGACATGAATGCAGAGGAGGCTAAAAGACTTGACCACTTCTTCTGTGAAGGCTGTTCTTCCGAGGGTCAAAAGAAGTTGCAGAATTCCCATACTGCTTCTAAACACCCTGATACAAAG GTGGATACAAAACGGCGTCGGAGGTGA
- the LOC117637070 gene encoding chromatin remodeling protein SHL-like isoform X2 has translation MAKPKAARRTLDSYTVKHINKTVRAGDCVLMRPSDSGKPSYVAKIERIEADSRGSNVKVHVRWYYRPEESIGGRRQFHGSKEVFLSDHHDVQSADTIEAKCTVHTFKSYTKLDAVGNDDFFCRFEYNSSTGAFNPDRVAVYCKCEMPYNPDDLMVQCEGCSD, from the exons ATGGCCAAACCAAAAGCTGCGAGACGAACACTCGACTCTTACACTGTCAAGCACATCAACAAGACCGTCAGAG CTGGGGACTGTGTGCTGATGCGGCCGTCGGATTCCGGGAAGCCGTCGTACGTGGCGAAAATCGAGCGGATCGAGGCGGACAGCCGCGGCTCCAACGTGAAGGTGCACGTGCGCTGGTACTATCGGCCGGAGGAGTCGATTGGCGGCCGGCGACAGTTTCACGGCTCCAAGGAGGTGTTTCTCTCCGATCACCACGACGTTCAGAGCGCCGACACCATCGAGGCTAAGTGTACGGTGCACACCTTCAAGAGCTATACCAAGCTCGACGCTGTTGGGAACGACGACTTCTTCTGTCGTTTCGAGTATAATTCCTCAACCGGAGCTTTCAATCCTGACCGTGTCGCTGT GTATTGCAAATGTGAGATGCCTTACAACCCTGATGACCTCATGGTTCAGTGTGAAGGTTGTAGTGATTG A